The proteins below are encoded in one region of uncultured Eubacteriales bacterium:
- the cysK gene encoding cysteine synthase A, O-acetylserine sulfhydrolase A subunit (Evidence 2a : Function of homologous gene experimentally demonstrated in an other organism; PubMedId : 2457575, 3062311, 3290198, 6302202, 8506346, 8774726, 9298646; Product type e : enzyme), producing MSKIYSSADQLIGKTPLLELKRVEKAEGLEARILGKLESFNVGGSVKDRIAKAMIDDAEAKGLLKPGSVIIEPTSGNTGIGLSSVAAARGYRIIIVMPETMSVERRQLMKAYGAELVLTEGAKGMKGAIAKADELAQEIPDSFIPGQFVNPANPAVHKATTGPEIWEDTDGKVDILVAGVGTGGTVTGVGEYLKSQNPDVKVVAVEPADSPVLSKGTPGSHKIQGIGAGFVPEVLNTGVYDEIITVTNDDAFATGRLVGRAEGVLVGISSGAAVWAAIQLAKRPENKGKNIVVVLPDTGDRYLSTPLFAE from the coding sequence ATGAGTAAAATTTATTCGTCCGCCGACCAGTTGATCGGCAAGACCCCTTTGCTGGAGCTGAAGCGCGTAGAGAAGGCGGAGGGCTTGGAGGCCCGGATCCTGGGCAAGCTGGAAAGCTTTAACGTGGGCGGGTCTGTAAAGGATCGGATCGCCAAGGCCATGATCGATGATGCTGAGGCCAAGGGGCTGCTGAAGCCCGGCTCAGTCATCATTGAGCCCACCTCGGGCAACACGGGCATCGGCCTCTCCTCTGTGGCGGCGGCCAGGGGCTACCGCATCATCATCGTCATGCCCGAGACCATGAGCGTGGAGCGCCGTCAGCTGATGAAGGCCTATGGCGCGGAACTGGTCCTCACCGAGGGGGCCAAGGGCATGAAGGGCGCCATCGCCAAGGCCGACGAGCTGGCGCAGGAGATCCCCGACAGCTTTATTCCCGGCCAGTTTGTCAACCCCGCCAACCCGGCCGTCCATAAGGCCACCACCGGCCCCGAGATCTGGGAGGACACCGACGGTAAGGTGGATATCCTGGTCGCGGGCGTGGGCACCGGCGGCACTGTCACCGGCGTAGGCGAGTACCTGAAGAGCCAGAACCCTGACGTCAAGGTGGTGGCGGTGGAGCCCGCCGACTCCCCTGTGCTGAGCAAGGGGACCCCAGGCTCCCATAAGATCCAGGGCATCGGCGCGGGCTTTGTGCCCGAGGTGCTCAACACCGGGGTCTATGACGAGATTATCACCGTCACCAACGACGACGCATTTGCCACCGGCAGGCTGGTGGGGCGCGCCGAGGGCGTGCTGGTGGGCATCTCCTCCGGCGCGGCGGTATGGGCTGCCATCCAGCTTGCCAAGCGCCCTGAAAACAAGGGCAAGAACATCGTCGTTGTTCTGCCCGACACCGGGGACCGCTACCTCTCCACCCCGCTCTTTGCAGAGTAA